From the genome of Ignavibacteriales bacterium, one region includes:
- the plsY gene encoding glycerol-3-phosphate 1-O-acyltransferase PlsY yields the protein MLNLIFVVILSYLAGSIPTSIIVSKLVRGIDIREHGSGNAGGSNVFRVLGWKYGILVILLDALKGALAVIIVARLYLDSFPFKNITPFDDFTLVQIICGVTAVIGHIWTIFAGFRGGKGIATGLGVLIIIVTVDMALALGIFFLVVTLSRYISLGSIAAAVAVPLILVIRENLFGIDIQGYHTILPFTIVLALLVIYTHRKNIDRLIKGSESKLSFVKKKSV from the coding sequence ATGTTAAACCTCATATTTGTTGTTATTCTTTCTTATTTGGCGGGTTCAATTCCCACAAGTATCATTGTTAGCAAACTCGTACGTGGAATAGATATAAGAGAACACGGCAGCGGCAATGCCGGCGGCTCAAATGTTTTTAGAGTTCTTGGCTGGAAATACGGTATTCTTGTAATTTTGCTTGATGCTTTGAAAGGAGCTCTTGCCGTTATTATTGTTGCCCGTTTATATCTAGACAGTTTCCCATTTAAAAATATCACACCATTTGATGACTTCACTCTCGTTCAAATAATTTGCGGTGTTACCGCAGTAATTGGTCACATATGGACTATCTTCGCCGGATTCCGCGGAGGCAAAGGAATTGCAACCGGACTTGGTGTTTTGATAATAATTGTTACAGTTGATATGGCACTTGCTCTAGGTATTTTCTTCCTTGTTGTTACTCTCTCCCGTTATATTTCACTCGGCTCAATCGCAGCAGCAGTTGCTGTTCCTTTAATTCTTGTAATCAGAGAAAATTTATTTGGTATCGACATTCAGGGCTACCATACTATACTTCCGTTCACAATCGTCCTTGCATTATTAGTGATTTACACACACCGTAAAAATATAGACCGTTTAATCAAAGGCAGTGAAAGCAAATTATCATTTGTAAAAAAGAAATCGGTTTAA
- the ispD gene encoding 2-C-methyl-D-erythritol 4-phosphate cytidylyltransferase: MKIFTIIPSGGTGKRAETVLPKQYTRFNGKELIAYTLDVFQNCEMIDEIVISAQKDYFKLLNDIKEQYSFTKLSKIVEGGEERQNSVFNALKSLNASDEDLIIVHDAVRPLLPKNVLINAIETAKKFGSAVVATKAKDTLIKGNHFVLSFVDRKEFYYAQTPQIFSCKILSEAFMKASDDKFLGTDESMLVHRLGYKIKLVEGSSFNFKITNHDDIKLFQLISEHS, from the coding sequence GTGAAGATTTTTACTATCATACCATCGGGCGGTACCGGGAAACGGGCAGAAACAGTTTTACCAAAACAATATACCCGGTTTAACGGTAAAGAATTAATTGCATACACGCTCGATGTTTTTCAGAATTGTGAAATGATTGATGAGATTGTTATTTCAGCGCAAAAAGATTATTTCAAATTACTCAATGATATAAAAGAACAATATTCATTTACCAAACTTTCAAAAATTGTTGAAGGGGGCGAAGAAAGACAAAATTCAGTTTTCAACGCCCTTAAATCACTTAATGCTTCCGATGAAGATTTAATTATTGTTCACGATGCTGTTCGCCCGCTTCTTCCCAAAAATGTTTTGATTAATGCGATTGAAACGGCTAAAAAGTTCGGTAGCGCGGTTGTAGCAACCAAAGCTAAAGACACTTTGATTAAAGGGAACCATTTCGTCCTTTCATTTGTTGATAGAAAAGAATTTTATTACGCACAAACTCCGCAAATTTTCTCATGCAAAATCTTATCTGAAGCGTTCATGAAAGCAAGTGATGATAAATTTCTTGGCACAGATGAATCGATGTTGGTTCATAGGTTGGGATATAAAATAAAACTAGTAGAAGGTTCATCTTTCAATTTCAAGATTACAAATCATGATGATATTAAACTTTTCCAGTTAATTTCCGAACATAGCTGA
- the queA gene encoding tRNA preQ1(34) S-adenosylmethionine ribosyltransferase-isomerase QueA yields the protein MKLSEFQYNLPKTSIAKNPVSPRDKAKLMVLNRATGEIEQHKFSDVVDYMQKGDVVVVNQTKVMQARLFGKKERTNAKIEVFVLRELNKEENIWDVIVDPARKVRIGNRIYFNDKLWCEVIDNTTSRGRTVRFNEDAGDIFKAIEKIGHTPLPPYIKRDAVPSDKENYQTIFAEVDGSVAAPTAGLHFTPSLVKKAEKLGVKFVPVILHIGLGTFRPVEVEDLTKHRMDSEYFEIHEETAKVINKALEEKKNIFVVGTSTCRALESSVTADGFAKPNSGWTDKFIFPPYEFRVTKKLITNFHQPESTLMMLAGAFAGFDFIMKAYKKALKDDYRFLSYGDAMLII from the coding sequence ATGAAGTTATCAGAGTTCCAATATAATTTACCTAAAACATCTATTGCTAAAAATCCGGTCTCACCGCGTGATAAAGCAAAACTGATGGTGTTGAACCGCGCAACCGGCGAGATTGAGCAGCATAAATTTTCTGATGTTGTAGACTACATGCAGAAAGGCGATGTAGTTGTTGTTAATCAAACTAAGGTTATGCAGGCACGCTTGTTCGGCAAGAAAGAAAGAACCAACGCAAAAATCGAAGTCTTTGTCCTTCGTGAACTTAACAAGGAAGAAAATATCTGGGATGTAATTGTTGATCCTGCAAGAAAAGTTAGAATAGGCAACAGAATTTATTTTAATGATAAACTTTGGTGTGAAGTAATTGATAACACAACATCACGAGGCAGAACAGTTCGTTTCAACGAAGATGCCGGAGATATTTTCAAGGCGATCGAAAAAATCGGGCACACTCCTCTTCCCCCTTATATCAAAAGAGACGCTGTTCCATCCGATAAAGAAAATTACCAGACAATCTTTGCAGAAGTTGACGGTTCCGTTGCGGCTCCTACTGCGGGTTTACATTTTACGCCATCATTGGTGAAGAAAGCAGAAAAACTCGGTGTAAAATTTGTTCCAGTCATTCTTCATATCGGTCTTGGTACTTTTCGTCCTGTTGAAGTTGAGGATTTAACAAAGCACAGAATGGATTCAGAATATTTTGAAATTCATGAAGAGACTGCCAAAGTAATTAATAAAGCTCTTGAAGAGAAAAAAAATATTTTTGTTGTTGGCACCAGCACTTGCCGTGCTCTTGAAAGCAGTGTAACTGCAGACGGATTTGCAAAGCCAAATTCCGGATGGACAGATAAATTCATCTTTCCGCCTTACGAATTCCGTGTAACTAAAAAATTGATAACCAATTTTCACCAGCCGGAATCAACATTAATGATGTTGGCAGGAGCTTTTGCAGGTTTCGATTTTATTATGAAAGCATATAAGAAAGCATTAAAAGATGATTATCGCTTCTTGAGTTATGGCGATGCAATGTTGATCATTTAA
- a CDS encoding NAD(P)H-dependent glycerol-3-phosphate dehydrogenase → MKISVLGAGGWGTTLAILLHFNGHEVTLWEYKRNYAKVLNRSRENKILLPGIKIPKEIYITHSLSESCQDKHMIVLAVPTQFIRSVLKEMKRYDFHDTIFVSVAKGIEKDTLLTVSQIIKDELKDIPITNIGVLSGPSHAEEVAKNIPTAVVAASRDPFTAKQIQSAFITSYFRVYSTTDILGVEYGGALKNVIAIGAGIIDGAKFGDNTKAAIMTRGIAEISRLGIALGAKPETFSGLSGMGDLIVTCMSKHSRNRYVGEQLGRGKKLKDILKKMQMIAEGVETCRSVHQLSLKHKIETPIAKAVYKILFEEKDPTKATYELMTRDMKAEDE, encoded by the coding sequence ATGAAGATTTCCGTTCTCGGCGCAGGCGGCTGGGGAACAACCTTAGCCATCCTTCTACATTTTAACGGGCATGAAGTAACGCTTTGGGAATACAAACGTAATTACGCCAAAGTTCTTAATCGTTCCCGCGAAAATAAAATCCTCCTTCCCGGAATTAAAATCCCAAAAGAAATTTATATCACACATTCGCTTTCCGAGAGCTGCCAGGACAAGCATATGATTGTTCTTGCTGTACCTACACAATTCATCCGTAGTGTATTAAAAGAAATGAAGCGTTATGATTTCCACGATACAATATTTGTAAGTGTTGCAAAAGGAATTGAGAAAGATACATTATTGACTGTCTCCCAAATAATTAAGGATGAATTAAAAGATATACCAATCACAAACATTGGGGTACTATCGGGACCAAGTCATGCCGAAGAAGTTGCTAAAAATATTCCGACTGCAGTAGTTGCCGCCTCGCGCGATCCGTTTACAGCGAAACAAATTCAATCTGCATTTATCACTTCATATTTCCGTGTTTATTCTACAACAGATATTCTTGGAGTTGAATATGGCGGCGCATTAAAAAATGTTATTGCAATCGGTGCGGGCATAATTGACGGTGCAAAGTTCGGAGATAATACAAAAGCAGCAATAATGACGCGCGGCATTGCAGAAATTTCTCGTCTGGGGATAGCGCTTGGCGCTAAGCCTGAAACTTTTTCCGGTTTATCCGGCATGGGAGATTTAATTGTTACGTGTATGAGCAAGCATAGCCGTAATCGATATGTCGGCGAACAACTTGGCAGAGGAAAAAAACTAAAAGATATTCTAAAAAAAATGCAGATGATTGCCGAAGGTGTTGAAACTTGCCGTTCGGTTCATCAGCTTTCTCTCAAACACAAAATTGAAACTCCTATTGCTAAAGCAGTTTATAAAATATTGTTCGAAGAGAAAGATCCGACCAAAGCCACTTACGAATTAATGACCCGCGATATGAAAGCCGAAGACGAATAA